The genomic stretch GGTCCAGGTAGAATGTATTCAGAAGTCAGGCTGGAAGAGTTGATGCGTGGGCCAGCCACTTGGGGAAGTGTGTTGTGGGCTTGTATTGAGTCTGGGCCATTGGATAGCGTCGAGGACTAGATGCATGCTATGTCATTGCGTGAAGGGCGGACCCCCGAGACATGCGCCACGCCACTCAGATCAGTCACAACTTCCCATCACTGCCAAAGGAGCCACAAGACCGTGACGCGACTTCGCAATACAATCCATCAGGACTAGCTAGCATGGGAATCATGGAAGTAGGCTTGCATTTGTCCACTCCCAGGCTGAAGTCATCTATGGAACTGACTCCTAGTCTCAGAAAGTGAATTTGAGTTAGTAATGGTTGGACTGTCATATGCACTGGCGGCATCAATAGTGCAGTGCAGCGCATCACAGCTTTTGCCATCATGTCATAATTTCAAGAATCAGATACAAGATCAGCACCTCGCTTTGGTATTTCGCATGCTGTAGAATACTCCACAATACACAGTGTCCGTGCCCAGATCCGCAAACAATTGTCTATAGGTTTTGTGCGCGAATTGTAGGGTAGTCGACTTCCTACTCGTCGTCCTCGGCGGCCTCCATGTATCGCTGCTTGATGTCTTTCCATTGGCGCTGTCACAAGTATTAGCGCATATCTCCCACCGAAAATAATGTCGCTACTTACACCGCGGTTGAGGTTGTCCCAGATCTTGTCTGAGCCTGTGTCGAATGCCCTATTGCTCCTATCAGTCTCCCTGCTTTCCTGCAATATTGATCTAGTCGGTTTTCACATACAGTTGCATGCCAAAGGCAGCGCCAAAGACGGTGAACAACATGGTAGTGTTGCTGCGGAGGACCGCGCTGCAGTCGATAGTTAGTCCTGTCCTGTTCGAAGGCGGGCGCGCAGGAAGACTTGCTTGTAGATGGTGTTGACCATCTGCAGACACTGTTAGCCGACCATCAGAATACGTGGGCCCATCAATTGACTTACTCCAGACATTTTGGGCGTGACGAGAGGATGTGGTGAGCTGTGATTACGGGCGTGTGGCTGCTTCGCTGGCGATGTTGAAGATGGACGTTCGTCGAAGATTCAAGCTCTCGCGGTCACGGGGATTTACCCAGCGCTAATTGGCCGGTTGTGCCCTCCGCGCTGTCGGCATGAACTTTACCTGCAACCCCTCCGCTGCCATCGTTCCACCCTCGACCAGCCCACTTGATCGTCATCAGCTCCGTGGCAGCGACCGAAGCGATCTGGCGACAGCGGAAGCCGAGCGTTTGACGTGCCTCGGCGCATTGCGACTGCCCAACTCTCTCCGGCGCACACTGCCATTTCCACCTGCACGCCAGGCGCAACCGACACAATGCCTTCCATAGAGACTCCCGCCGTCTCCAAAGCCGGCATCACCACGTCCGCAACCGGCGAACGCCATATCCCGGCATCCATCCGCCCCGATGGCACAATGCGCAAAGAGATTCGAGTTCGTCCTGGATATCGTCCACCTGAGGACGTCGAACTCTACAAGAACCGCACTGCTGAGGGCTTCCGTAATAGAGGAAAGGCGGGCGTTCCAGGAGCTGAGGTGTTAAAGAGCGAGGAAGATCCTGGCAAATCAAGTCCTGCTGCAAATAAAAATGCTAAACGGAGGGAAGCTAGGAAAAAGGCTGCAGCCGCTGCAGGTGACGTCGACGAGGAAGTCAATGACAAGACAAAGCCCGAGCCTGAAGCTGCAAAGCTCGTCGATCCGGAAGCTGAGAAAGAAAAGGAAGCCAAGAAGCTCACCAAGAAGTTGAGGCAGGCGCGCGAGCTCAAGGAGAAGAAAGACAGGGGTGAGAAGCTACTACCAGAGCAGTTTGAAAAGGTCACCAAGATCAACGAACTGATTCTCTCACTGGATCGTCTCGGCTTTGATCCGCAGGGCGAGAGGAAGGGAGAGACTTGAAGCACACCGATGAGCCACCCTTCCAAACCCCCTATAAACTACAAACTGAGCCCATGGCTCTAACCACGGTGCCACGATTACGCATTATTATTCAACGTCCTCCCCCAGCGACAGGTGTGCGCCCACCCAATGCATACGCTATTCGACACCGACGAGTCTGGGCTGGGGCTGCTATTAATCACCCGTCATACCGACACCATTTTCAGTCACAGTTGCTCTCTGGTTACAGCTAGCTGTCAGCTCGACCCAGTGTTGTTTCACACCTCTAGGGTCGCATGGTATTCCAAGTTCCAACTCTTCCGCTCGGGCATCAAGTATCGTAGAATACAAacaaaaaacagaagctTGAATAGCCTTATTACGTTCCAACCTGTGTTTTCGGGCTAGACTAATATGATAGATAGTGAATCATCTTACCATGTCTAGACACCCACCATCATCGACCTGCAGAAGAATAGTTCCATCTCCCAACAACATTTACAATTAGCAAAAAAACATACAACAGCGGGGATTCGCCAGTGGTCACCCACCTGACTACTAGTCCGCCGGTACACCGCTTGAGTACCGCTGAGCGAACGGGAAGCGCTATTTTCTCCCTCGCGACTGGCACAAAAACCCTTAATTTTCCTGTAAACGGTAATCTTAACGGCACCGTCTACTGTAAAGTGGTCCTAAATCCGGTATATTAACTCCTGTTTGCGTAGGGCTGTAAAGTAAGCGCTAATCTAAACGGGATAAAAGAATTATGCGCTAATGTAAAGGCAGCGATGCGGGCGCAAGTAGGACTCTCTAAGTGGTTAAACTATTATTAGCAAGCGCCTAACAACTAAGCCTCAGTAAGCTCAGAAAACCTTCGGGATACCAAAGTGTGACTAAGTTTATGACTCAGTCGCGTCGCCGTTACCCTCAACCAGCGCACTACACAACGAGCTTCTAACTCTACAACAACGCTAGACACGCGTCGCGTCGTTGTCCACAATCCAACACTTGCGCTACGTCACGCTAGACACGCGTCGCGTCCCTTCCCTATCTAATACCCGCGCTACACCACGAGATTCCTAGGAGGTACGATGGGTCCACATATATTCTATTGAGTCGAAGACGAACATTCTCGCGCCCGCTACATCGATAGACAGGGTATAATTGCAGAGGACAGAGATACCTCAGTTAATTTTAGAAAGAAAGGAACTACTTTGCTAGACTAGATTGCGCAACATCTCGATTAGAGCAATAGATATCCTACGCCATTCATTTCAACGTATTGTGACGAGCAGGTAGCGTGGGAAGAAGTAGAACGGCGAGTGACTGCAGGAAAGAGGGACGTGAAGATCTACAAGATTGATATgtgtgatggttttgggccgttgccccgcacaggccacctgccagatgccttagcgttgttttgatgttcgcgcacgagccacctgtttggtggcccatgcacacccccacttagatatattccgcgcagagcttcttacaagctctgcactgcaattactttgtaattcaacacagtttcaaatacctgacCTATGTGAGACCCTTACACGTAATTGCAGTCACCGAACACTGGCCCAACGGTGCGCCTCACGAGAAGCGCCCCGTCGAACAAGTCATGAACCCTCTGGGGGCTCGTGACTCCCCTCACCCCGAGATCGTGGAACTCCTCACTGAGGAGACATCGCGCGATACTCGCCCCAGCACTACAGAACACCGAAATCCTGCCCTCGGCGTCCCTCGTTTCATGCGAGAGACGGCCGCAACCATGAACCGCTCCCGTATGGACGAGAGCCACGAGAACTCAGCCCCCGAACAGCCTTCGCGTGCGACGGCGCCCACCTCCCAGACCAAAGAAACCCTAGAGCGTCGCGCCAGCGGCCTCCCCGAGCACACGGCAAGAACAACCTCTTCGACAGGGACGTACGCATTCCAGGACGCTACCCCTCCCTCGGCCACACCGATAGTGTACAGCAGCCACTGGACATTTCCGACGACTCTGACGACGAGCTTCCGACCACAATCACTACGCGCAAGAAGGGCGTGGCCTTCATAGACCATCGCGCCGACTTGAGCAGCCCATTGGGCATACGCTACCCATTAATGAGCGAGCAACGCCGCTACTCGCGCCAGTCTCAGGCCGAAGTCGACACTGATTATTTTTCTGAAGCGTGGCTCTCACCTGGACCCGCCGCGTCCTTAGAACCCCTAGTTGAACACGCCTACGAGCGTGCGCAATTCGAGCGACAGCCCTCTACGTCCTACGTCATTCCTCGCGAGGATAACGTGACCACCTTCGACCTCTGGGAGAACGATGCGCAAGGCAACCCCCAACGCAAAGATTCTCTCCACACTACGCCTATCGGACATACGAATAATGACCAGTCTAAGGCGTTGAACAGACTATATGATCAAATCCGCGATATGTGGAGAGACCTCGGCAACGAGCGCAAACACAGCGATCAGTTAGGCGAACAGCTTCTCGCAAGAGACAAGGTCATCGAAAACCTCCACAGCAAGGATCAAGAAACCCAAGATATCCTTGAGGGTTACAAGGGCGACGTCGCTGACACACAGGCTGTCCTTAAGAACTGCCAGGACCAACTTCAGTCTTCCGTCGCTACAGTTGCACGCCTAACCGAGGAGCTCCGCGACGCGCGCGGAAGCGCTCACGAAGACTACCAGCAGGCCCAGAACCAGGCAGAGAACCTCGCCGCCCGCAAATCGGCCTACAAGGACAAATACCGACAGGAGCACGACGCCCACCGAGCCACATTAGAGAATATGAAGAAACTCCAGGCTAAGCTAAAACAGGCTACAGCCAAGGTTTCTAGGTCAGCCAGGCGCGGCCACACAGGCCCTTCCCCCCAGACTCATCGGACTCTGAAGGCGACGATGCCAACAGTCCTCTACCAGCCCTCTCTCGCCAAGGTCAGCGCGGCACTCAGTCTACGAAAAATCGATACTCCGATGACGAAGAGTACGATCACCGTCGCCACCCCCGCCCAAAGAAACCTGAACCTGAGGCATTCT from Pyrenophora tritici-repentis strain M4 chromosome 1, whole genome shotgun sequence encodes the following:
- a CDS encoding RNA binding protein Pym — encoded protein: MPSIETPAVSKAGITTSATGERHIPASIRPDGTMRKEIRVRPGYRPPEDVELYKNRTAEGFRNRGKAGVPGAEVLKSEEDPGKSSPAANKNAKRREARKKAAAAAGDVDEEVNDKTKPEPEAAKLVDPEAEKEKEAKKLTKKLRQARELKEKKDRGEKLLPEQFEKVTKINELILSLDRLGFDPQGERKGET